A stretch of Ranitomeya variabilis isolate aRanVar5 chromosome 3, aRanVar5.hap1, whole genome shotgun sequence DNA encodes these proteins:
- the LOC143814979 gene encoding uncharacterized protein LOC143814979, translating to MDCGAESPSPTPRSKPARGGSSLLPAKRVTRSGKAQSMEEPRKTQEGCKAPKAEARATAVSPPGGERSTRRGAAVAVPKDWGTRAAREPVTSYGSRVHTYLGEYEEAGKTIRRLREELKEVRQAANRASRTEKSALTARISSLGICIEGMEARRAAILDNSGPFREKLENEDRFHNMAAAKEPEGSRRPTQVEEVDHEEMEEAPYPPGGLKPLGWEGDYGS from the exons atggactgtggggctgagtccccgtctcccacccctcggtctaagccggcgaggggtgggagctcattgctaccggcaaagagggtcaccagatctggcaaggcccagagcatggaggagcccaggaagacccaggagggctgcaaagcccctaaggctgaggcgagggccactgcggtgtctcctcccggaggtgagcggagcactcgcagaggtgcagcggtggcggtgccgaaggattggggcactagggccgcacgggagccggttaccagctatggctcccgTGTCCATACGTACCTCGGCGAGTATGAGGAGGCTGGGAAGACCATCAGGAGACTCCGGGAGGAGctgaaggaggtgaggcaagctgcaaacagagcctcccgcacagagaagtctgccctgacagccaggatatccagcctggggatatgcattgagggcatggaagcccggagagCGGCTATATTAGACAACAGCGGGCCCTTCCGGGAAAAACTGGAAAACGAAgaccgattccacaacatggctgctgcgaaggagccagaggggtctcggcgtccgacccaggtggaggaggtggaccatgaggagatggaggaggcgccgtacccacctgggggcttg aaacccctcggatgggaaggggactatggaagctga